Genomic DNA from Streptococcus uberis:
AAAGCTGATACGGCGAAAGAAAATAACCCGTTTGCAAGTTTAAATGGATTGTTTGATGAATAAAACTGACTATTTAAGAAAATTGTAATTTTTAATTGAAATATAGTTATTACTTTGGTATACTCTATACAGTATCTGATTAGTTTATGACATGCTTGTTTGAGAGTATTTAATGGATAGACATCTTTGTCCCGAACTAACGGATGATAAGACTGTCTATGGACAAAAAATAAGTGTGAACCTTTCATATATAAAAATAAAAATTGAAGGGAATAAGGAAAAAATATGACAAAGAAAATTTTAATCGTTGAAGATGAGAAAAATCTTGCGAGATTTGTATCTTTAGAATTACAACATGAAGGTTATGAAGTAACAGTCGAGGTAAATGGGCGTGAAGGTTTAGAAACGGCTCTTGAAAAAGACTTTGATTTAATCCTTTTAGATTTAATGTTACCTGAAATGGATGGTTTTGAAGTGACACGTCGCTTACAGACTGAGAAAACAACCTATATCATGATGATGACTGCACGTGATTCTATCATGGATGTCGTGGCAGGTTTAGACCGTGGTGCGGATGATTATATTGTTAAACCATTTGCCATTGAAGAGTTATTAGCACGTATCAGAGCGATTTTCCGTCGTCAAGACATTGAAACAGAGAAGAAAGCTCCCAATCAAGGAATCTATCGTGATTTAGTTTTAAATCCACAAAATCGTTCAGTCAACCGTGGTGATGATGAAATTTCATTAACAAAACGTGAATATGATTTGTTAAATATTCTTATGTCAAATATGAACCGTGTTA
This window encodes:
- the covR gene encoding two-component system response regulator CovR/CsrR; the protein is MTKKILIVEDEKNLARFVSLELQHEGYEVTVEVNGREGLETALEKDFDLILLDLMLPEMDGFEVTRRLQTEKTTYIMMMTARDSIMDVVAGLDRGADDYIVKPFAIEELLARIRAIFRRQDIETEKKAPNQGIYRDLVLNPQNRSVNRGDDEISLTKREYDLLNILMSNMNRVMTREELLSNVWKYDEAVETNVVDVYIRYLRGKIDMPGRESYIQTVRGMGYVIREK